The following proteins come from a genomic window of Aulosira sp. FACHB-615:
- a CDS encoding IS4 family transposase, translating to MFPESYQKTLRGHLNESQYITIQLLLLLLQVHRQVKLSVLASVFPQPIQYGSRKRNLQRFLNLPQLNVKLLWFPLIKYWIRQVQTGRNLNREQRRRRQRLKHHKYGYWIIAIDRTQWKGRNVCMVSLVWGTHALPLYWEVLKQVGNSNFHAQKRLLKTVLTLFKNYPVLVLGDREFHSPKLAQWLDDRGLLFALRQKKDLHFQTALNQEYQVLKNLGFKPGMSKFYQGVRCNKGDGIGLFNLAIYWRRKYNNQGAKEPWYILTNLPTLQQALAVYRCRWGIEQMFKDYKTSGYNLEDTKVNDTRFLALVLLIALAYCLATMQGQQMQKLGIDIYAGRIQSHKDLTPPQSHFSFGLYGQRWRYGMELWADWVLSLIALKPHKRLYFQRGFYALSLIQQTL from the coding sequence ATGTTTCCTGAATCTTACCAAAAAACCCTGCGTGGCCATCTGAATGAAAGCCAGTATATAACCATACAGCTTCTGTTATTATTGCTACAAGTTCATCGACAGGTAAAACTCTCCGTTTTAGCGAGTGTGTTTCCACAACCGATTCAATATGGCAGTCGCAAGCGAAACCTGCAACGCTTTTTAAACTTGCCTCAACTCAATGTCAAACTTTTATGGTTTCCCTTGATAAAATATTGGATAAGACAAGTACAAACGGGACGAAACTTAAATCGAGAGCAGCGTCGTCGTCGCCAGAGACTCAAACACCATAAATATGGATATTGGATAATTGCAATTGACAGAACTCAATGGAAGGGAAGAAATGTATGTATGGTGAGTTTAGTCTGGGGAACTCATGCGCTTCCTTTGTATTGGGAAGTATTAAAACAGGTAGGAAACAGTAATTTTCATGCTCAAAAACGGTTGCTAAAAACGGTGCTGACTCTATTTAAAAATTATCCGGTTTTAGTATTAGGAGACCGAGAATTTCACAGTCCTAAACTGGCTCAATGGCTGGATGACAGGGGTTTATTATTCGCTCTGAGGCAGAAAAAAGACCTGCATTTCCAAACAGCATTGAATCAAGAGTATCAAGTCCTGAAAAATCTGGGATTCAAACCAGGAATGTCTAAATTTTATCAGGGAGTGAGGTGCAATAAAGGGGATGGAATCGGACTATTTAATTTAGCGATCTATTGGAGACGAAAATATAATAATCAGGGAGCAAAAGAACCTTGGTATATCTTAACTAACCTCCCAACATTACAGCAAGCATTGGCAGTCTATCGTTGTCGTTGGGGCATTGAACAAATGTTCAAGGATTATAAAACAAGTGGCTATAACTTAGAAGACACCAAGGTTAATGACACCCGTTTTTTAGCCTTAGTCTTGTTGATTGCTCTGGCTTATTGTTTGGCGACCATGCAAGGGCAACAGATGCAAAAATTAGGCATAGATATCTATGCTGGTCGTATCCAATCACACAAAGACCTCACCCCACCCCAGAGTCACTTTAGCTTTGGACTCTACGGACAACGATGGCGTTATGGGATGGAATTATGGGCAGATTGGGTTCTCAGTCTGATTGCCCTCAAACCCCATAAACGACTCTATTTTCAGCGTGGTTTTTATGCCCTCTCCCTTATCCAGCAAACTTTATAG
- a CDS encoding alpha-ketoglutarate-dependent dioxygenase AlkB produces the protein MKQMTLFDEPTTVLPVNYYPEFLTLAEVDELYQYCQQLQWQQNQIKMLGKTMPVPRLECIYGDEGCDYLYSKSVLLKPQPWTEPLAQLRDKITAATGYSFRIVIGNQYRSSQDSIGWHNDSETSMGLNPAIASISLGSVRKFQIKAIGGKPTDFWLEHGSLLVMLPGCQTTHLHQVPKTNKLVTTRINLTFRPHVGGKS, from the coding sequence ATGAAACAGATGACGCTATTTGATGAACCCACAACAGTTTTACCAGTCAATTACTATCCAGAGTTTCTCACTCTCGCGGAAGTTGACGAACTATATCAATATTGCCAACAACTGCAATGGCAACAGAATCAGATAAAAATGCTGGGCAAAACGATGCCTGTTCCGCGACTGGAATGTATTTACGGTGACGAGGGCTGTGATTATCTCTACTCCAAGAGCGTTTTACTCAAACCCCAGCCTTGGACAGAACCACTGGCACAACTGCGAGATAAAATCACCGCCGCTACTGGTTACAGCTTCCGTATCGTCATTGGCAATCAGTACAGAAGCAGCCAAGACAGTATCGGCTGGCATAACGATAGCGAGACTTCGATGGGGCTAAATCCGGCGATCGCTTCCATAAGTTTAGGTTCGGTTCGCAAATTCCAAATTAAGGCCATCGGAGGTAAGCCTACTGATTTCTGGCTGGAGCATGGGAGTTTGCTGGTGATGCTTCCTGGTTGTCAGACTACTCATCTGCATCAGGTTCCGAAGACCAACAAGCTTGTAACTACACGGATTAATCTGACTTTCCGACCGCACGTTGGGGGGAAATCCTAA
- a CDS encoding KilA-N domain-containing protein produces MLIHFWRDSEINQMAQDGQIGKYTIPKGYVNGTQMCKANGKFLADYTKLKSTKQYLQALSNDMKIIISSLVIEIQAHGSEQSTWLHPEIAVDLARWVSVEFRVWANRTLTKIIVASEVEPIPEPEPPKAIAPSHEAAQLAMILGEFAGLDKSLTAQLAVNAATAVNPALKPAADELKTAIAQTNVADDAFLNATQIGEVVGMSARAVNNWLVQSGLQYRTQDKKIPYRPTESGKQWGRMVPALARSSNQTVFQLRWLPTVTKLFQ; encoded by the coding sequence ATGTTGATACACTTTTGGCGCGATTCGGAAATTAATCAAATGGCTCAGGATGGGCAGATAGGAAAATACACCATCCCCAAGGGCTACGTGAATGGCACTCAAATGTGCAAGGCTAATGGTAAGTTTTTAGCCGACTACACCAAGCTCAAGTCTACAAAGCAGTATTTACAAGCACTTTCTAACGATATGAAGATCATCATATCGTCGCTGGTAATCGAAATCCAAGCGCATGGTAGCGAACAAAGCACTTGGCTTCACCCTGAAATTGCTGTTGATTTAGCTCGATGGGTTTCAGTAGAGTTTCGCGTTTGGGCTAACAGAACCTTGACAAAAATAATCGTAGCTAGTGAGGTAGAACCAATACCCGAACCAGAACCACCCAAAGCCATAGCTCCGTCTCACGAAGCTGCACAGTTAGCCATGATACTGGGTGAATTTGCTGGATTAGACAAATCCCTCACCGCGCAGTTAGCCGTTAATGCTGCCACTGCTGTTAACCCTGCCCTCAAGCCTGCTGCTGATGAACTCAAGACTGCGATCGCTCAAACGAATGTTGCAGATGACGCATTTCTAAATGCAACACAAATTGGTGAAGTGGTTGGAATGTCTGCAAGGGCTGTTAACAACTGGCTTGTACAATCTGGGCTGCAATACCGCACCCAGGATAAGAAAATCCCATATCGCCCTACTGAGTCAGGCAAACAATGGGGGCGTATGGTTCCGGCGTTGGCTAGATCATCAAATCAAACAGTTTTTCAACTGCGGTGGTTGCCCACTGTGACAAAGTTATTTCAGTAG
- a CDS encoding XisI protein yields MERIKFYRQCIRDLLTEEATLNEKNSNVESQLVFDTEHDHYQLIDIGWEDLNRIYNCFIHIDIKDGKIWIQHNMTDVDLAEKLVDMGVTKEEIVLGLHPPYKRPHTGYGVA; encoded by the coding sequence ATGGAGAGAATAAAATTTTATCGTCAATGTATCCGAGATTTATTAACAGAAGAAGCTACTCTAAATGAGAAAAACTCTAACGTTGAATCTCAGTTAGTTTTTGATACAGAACATGACCATTATCAGTTAATAGATATAGGTTGGGAAGATTTGAACCGGATTTATAACTGTTTTATTCATATAGATATTAAAGATGGCAAAATCTGGATTCAGCACAATATGACGGATGTTGATTTAGCCGAGAAACTTGTGGATATGGGAGTGACAAAAGAAGAAATTGTGTTAGGGCTACATCCACCTTATAAGCGTCCTCATACTGGGTATGGTGTGGCATGA
- a CDS encoding formylglycine-generating enzyme family protein — protein MEIVSIPEGSLIMGSPENELERSSTENPQHQVTVPQFFMGKYPVTQAQWQAVASLPEVDREIDPDPSRFTGENRPVESVSWYDAVEFCNRLSQHTGKKYRLPSEAEWEYACRAGTTTPFHFGATITSELANYRANEVYGAGLKGRCRQETTPVGSFKVANAFGLYDMHGNVWEWCLDDWHSNYEGAPTNGSPWLNKNDNFSQNQEYPLLRGGSWINDPDFCRSASRNDSTRGNCLSNIGFRVVCAVGRIPQ, from the coding sequence TGTCTATCCCTGAAGGCAGCTTAATCATGGGATCTCCAGAAAATGAACTGGAACGTTCAAGTACTGAAAATCCTCAACACCAAGTAACCGTTCCACAGTTCTTTATGGGCAAATACCCAGTAACGCAAGCCCAGTGGCAAGCAGTAGCCTCTCTGCCAGAGGTAGACAGAGAAATTGACCCAGATCCCTCTAGATTTACAGGAGAAAATCGTCCAGTTGAGTCAGTTTCCTGGTATGATGCAGTAGAGTTTTGCAATCGCCTCTCCCAACATACAGGAAAAAAGTACCGTCTTCCCAGTGAAGCAGAATGGGAATATGCCTGCCGTGCTGGAACCACCACCCCATTTCATTTTGGCGCAACAATTACATCAGAATTGGCGAACTACAGAGCCAACGAAGTTTATGGTGCGGGATTAAAGGGAAGGTGTCGACAAGAAACTACACCTGTGGGTAGTTTTAAAGTAGCTAACGCCTTTGGGCTATATGATATGCACGGAAATGTTTGGGAATGGTGTCTTGACGATTGGCACAGCAATTATGAAGGTGCGCCAACAAATGGCAGTCCCTGGTTAAATAAAAATGATAATTTCTCTCAAAATCAAGAATATCCCTTACTGCGGGGCGGTTCCTGGATCAATGATCCTGATTTCTGCCGTTCCGCGTCTCGTAACGACAGCACACGCGGCAACTGCCTCAGCAATATTGGTTTTCGTGTTGTGTGCGCTGTCGGGAGGATTCCTCAGTAG
- a CDS encoding RNA-guided endonuclease TnpB family protein has product MEQVLTLVCKLNPSQKQVEEIELVLKAFADACNYANQKVKVQITSKTTIQNMVYNEIRALFRLSANLAVRACARVGANRKTAKLKGKPVKEFKPTSADYDARIFSFREKDWTVSLTLMNGREHIKIDAGNYQRGKLKGTKPTSAQLCKHRDGNYYIHIQIKDEAPEPIKSTNVIGVDFGRRDIAVTSNGDKWDGKQINDVRDKFSRVRASLQKKATKGTRSTRRRARQILKRLSGKERRFQQWLNHNISKSIIQDALKNNAAVAIEDLTGIRERTNQKPRSKTERRRSNSWSFYQLRSFLEYKGIQFGVEVIAVPPAWTSQTCHQCLHIGLRSDKRFKCTNEACYWSGDADFNGAKNIATIGAVLVNQPGGSNCLCCELSTDSSGLLKSLCSPLAVSIGSLRCC; this is encoded by the coding sequence ATGGAACAAGTGCTGACGCTAGTTTGCAAACTCAACCCCTCTCAAAAACAGGTAGAAGAAATTGAACTGGTATTAAAGGCTTTTGCTGATGCGTGTAACTATGCTAACCAGAAAGTTAAGGTTCAGATAACCAGTAAGACCACTATTCAAAATATGGTCTATAACGAGATTCGTGCTTTGTTTAGGTTAAGTGCAAATTTAGCTGTTCGTGCTTGCGCCAGGGTTGGAGCTAATCGCAAAACTGCAAAACTTAAAGGCAAGCCAGTTAAAGAATTTAAGCCAACATCGGCTGATTATGATGCCAGAATTTTTTCATTTAGAGAGAAAGACTGGACTGTTAGCCTAACTTTGATGAATGGCAGAGAACATATCAAAATTGATGCTGGTAATTACCAAAGAGGTAAATTAAAAGGCACAAAGCCAACATCAGCACAATTATGTAAACATCGTGATGGCAACTACTACATCCATATTCAAATTAAAGACGAAGCACCAGAACCAATCAAATCAACTAATGTAATTGGTGTTGATTTTGGTCGCAGAGATATTGCTGTAACTAGCAATGGTGATAAGTGGGATGGAAAGCAAATCAACGATGTTAGGGATAAGTTTTCTAGAGTAAGAGCATCTCTCCAGAAAAAAGCCACGAAAGGCACAAGGTCTACTCGGCGCAGGGCAAGGCAGATATTGAAACGGTTGTCGGGCAAGGAGAGAAGATTTCAACAATGGCTAAACCACAACATTAGCAAGTCTATAATTCAAGACGCATTAAAAAATAATGCGGCAGTGGCAATTGAGGACTTAACAGGTATTCGTGAAAGGACTAATCAAAAGCCAAGAAGTAAAACAGAACGTAGACGTTCTAACTCTTGGTCTTTTTATCAGTTGCGTTCTTTCTTGGAATACAAAGGCATCCAATTTGGAGTAGAAGTAATTGCTGTTCCTCCGGCTTGGACAAGTCAAACTTGCCATCAATGCCTGCATATTGGACTGCGTTCTGACAAGCGTTTCAAATGTACTAATGAAGCTTGTTATTGGAGTGGTGATGCTGATTTTAATGGAGCAAAAAATATTGCTACTATTGGGGCTGTTCTTGTAAACCAGCCCGGAGGCTCGAACTGTTTGTGTTGTGAACTCAGCACCGACAGTTCAGGGCTACTTAAAAGCCTATGCTCACCGCTTGCGGTGAGCATAGGTAGTTTACGCTGCTGTTAG
- a CDS encoding DUF1392 family protein: MTCAIITLERCWYLSPPWGQQMPSLEVHLSEKVYLTNNHTFGYCCGVLWQEEGWVYAVNCERSITYATKHEIIGTGQVKSTYMRKPAFVLGDRVMLRFDSHATKQRLVLGIVLVNNVWSYVVELMSPALVRPLAAPARFPLVGKQDLIRVHI, from the coding sequence ATGACTTGTGCAATCATCACCCTTGAAAGATGCTGGTATTTGTCGCCACCTTGGGGTCAACAGATGCCCTCGCTTGAAGTTCATTTGTCCGAGAAGGTTTACCTCACGAATAATCACACTTTCGGCTACTGCTGCGGGGTGTTGTGGCAGGAAGAGGGATGGGTTTATGCCGTGAATTGCGAACGCTCCATCACCTACGCCACCAAACACGAGATTATCGGTACTGGGCAAGTAAAGTCCACGTACATGAGAAAACCTGCGTTTGTGCTGGGAGATCGCGTCATGCTCCGTTTCGACAGCCATGCCACAAAGCAGCGTTTGGTTCTGGGGATTGTGCTGGTGAACAATGTTTGGTCTTACGTTGTCGAGCTAATGTCCCCGGCTTTGGTTCGACCACTGGCTGCACCTGCTCGTTTTCCGTTGGTGGGCAAACAGGATTTGATTCGAGTTCACATCTAA
- a CDS encoding VVA0879 family protein: MMTKDEWLLQGQTLFGQDKMRWKFKCPSCGYIATVADYKKAGAPESAIGFSCVGRWLEVHKEAFDDKDKRKIPCDYAGGGLINISHVDVDGIKVFEFGI, translated from the coding sequence ATGATGACAAAAGATGAATGGCTTTTACAAGGACAAACATTATTCGGACAAGACAAGATGCGGTGGAAATTCAAGTGTCCCTCTTGTGGATATATAGCTACTGTTGCAGATTATAAAAAAGCTGGCGCACCGGAATCAGCCATTGGTTTTTCTTGTGTAGGTCGATGGCTAGAAGTACACAAAGAAGCATTTGATGACAAGGATAAACGCAAGATTCCTTGTGATTATGCAGGAGGTGGATTAATTAACATCAGTCATGTTGATGTTGATGGAATTAAAGTTTTTGAATTTGGGATTTAA
- a CDS encoding helix-turn-helix domain-containing protein has translation MPVKVRRIIKLEIDIPGLGERIKQAREASGRPVTQLAKEAGISRNYWYQLEAEAVLGGMAEETLRKIEEVLGVDLGVQFDD, from the coding sequence ATGCCTGTGAAAGTTAGACGAATTATTAAGCTTGAAATTGATATTCCTGGGTTGGGTGAGCGAATCAAACAAGCACGAGAAGCTAGTGGACGACCAGTAACACAACTAGCTAAAGAAGCTGGCATCTCTCGTAACTATTGGTATCAACTAGAAGCTGAGGCTGTTCTAGGTGGTATGGCTGAAGAAACTTTGCGAAAAATAGAAGAAGTTTTAGGTGTGGATTTAGGCGTACAGTTTGATGATTAA
- a CDS encoding element excision factor XisH family protein has translation MIKEQWVITADPLVIKINKVRLEIDLAAEKIFAAQKAGRKIAVEVKSFVSSSVISDFHLALGQFLNYRLALQMKEPDRIIYLAVPLDTFNSFFQEIFVQEAIKIYELKLIIYEPNKEEIVEWRE, from the coding sequence TTGATTAAAGAACAGTGGGTGATTACAGCCGACCCACTTGTAATTAAAATTAATAAAGTTAGGCTAGAAATTGATTTAGCAGCAGAAAAAATCTTCGCTGCCCAAAAAGCAGGACGGAAAATTGCAGTTGAGGTCAAAAGCTTTGTCAGCAGTTCGGTAATTTCTGACTTTCATCTAGCTTTAGGTCAGTTTTTGAACTATCGACTGGCTCTACAAATGAAAGAACCCGATAGAATAATTTATTTGGCAGTACCGCTTGATACTTTTAACTCTTTCTTTCAAGAGATATTTGTTCAAGAAGCGATAAAAATTTATGAACTTAAGCTGATTATTTATGAGCCGAATAAGGAGGAAATTGTTGAATGGAGAGAATAA